From a single Micromonospora sp. WMMD1102 genomic region:
- a CDS encoding PLP-dependent cysteine synthase family protein, which produces MEQLDRCDDAERAWVTEAIAAVEADANRSADTHLLCFPLPREWGIDLYLKDESVHPTGSLKHRLARSLFLYGLCNGWIGPRTTIVEASSGSTAVSEAYFARMLGVEFIAVMPAATSPEKIALIEFQGGKCHLVDDPAAVVVEARWLAEDLGGHFMDQFTYAERATDWRGNNNIAESIYAQLALERHPVPDWIVVGAGTGGTSATIGRYLRYRRLASRLCVVDPENSAFYSAWTSADWSRTVDAGSRIEGIGRPRVEASFQPSVVDRMIRVPDAASLAAMRVTSKVLGRRVGGSTGTNLWGAFGLIAQMRAAGRTGSVVTLLCDGGERYTDTYYSDEWVAGRGLDLAPYRSTVERFLVSGEWPG; this is translated from the coding sequence ATGGAACAACTCGACCGGTGCGACGACGCCGAACGCGCCTGGGTGACCGAGGCGATCGCGGCGGTGGAGGCGGACGCGAACCGATCCGCCGACACCCATCTGCTCTGCTTCCCGCTGCCCCGTGAGTGGGGGATCGACCTCTATCTGAAGGACGAGTCGGTGCACCCGACCGGGTCGTTGAAGCACCGGCTGGCCCGCTCGCTGTTCCTCTACGGACTCTGCAACGGCTGGATCGGACCGCGTACCACCATTGTGGAGGCCTCGTCGGGCTCGACCGCGGTCTCCGAAGCGTATTTCGCCCGGATGCTCGGGGTGGAGTTCATCGCCGTGATGCCGGCCGCCACCTCGCCGGAGAAGATCGCACTCATCGAGTTCCAGGGCGGAAAGTGCCATCTGGTCGACGATCCGGCCGCCGTCGTGGTCGAGGCCCGCTGGCTCGCCGAGGACCTGGGCGGGCACTTCATGGACCAGTTCACGTACGCCGAACGCGCCACCGACTGGCGTGGCAACAACAACATCGCCGAGTCGATCTACGCTCAGCTGGCCCTGGAACGGCACCCCGTTCCGGACTGGATCGTCGTCGGGGCCGGCACCGGCGGCACCAGCGCGACCATCGGCCGGTACCTCCGCTACCGGCGACTGGCCAGCCGGCTCTGCGTGGTCGACCCGGAGAACTCGGCGTTCTATTCCGCGTGGACCTCGGCCGACTGGTCCCGCACCGTCGACGCCGGATCCCGGATCGAGGGGATCGGCCGGCCCCGGGTCGAGGCGTCCTTCCAGCCGAGCGTCGTCGACCGGATGATCCGGGTGCCGGACGCGGCCTCGCTGGCCGCCATGCGCGTCACGTCGAAGGTGCTCGGCCGGCGGGTCGGCGGGTCCACCGGCACCAACCTGTGGGGCGCGTTCGGCCTGATCGCGCAGATGCGGGCGGCCGGGCGGACCGGGTCCGTGGTGACGCTGCTCTGCGACGGCGGCGAGCGCTACACCGACACCTACTATTCCGACGAGTGGGTGGCCGGCCGGGGCCTCGACCTGGCGCCGTACCGGTCCACGGTCGAGCGTTTCCTCGTCAGCGGCGAGTGGCCCGGCTGA
- a CDS encoding Lrp/AsnC family transcriptional regulator has translation MDAIDLSLVELLRGNARLSYAELARQVGLSAPAVHERVGKLESGGVIRGYRADVEPEAVGLGVTALIGIVQDSGGDTDDVLEAFRGMPEIESCYFMAGVESFLLKARVGTIAELEQLILRLNRTAGVASTRTGVALSTKWENRPQPLRPSEPGRSS, from the coding sequence CCGCCTTTCCTACGCCGAACTGGCCCGGCAGGTCGGCCTCTCCGCGCCGGCGGTGCACGAGCGGGTGGGCAAGCTGGAGTCCGGTGGCGTCATCCGAGGTTATCGGGCGGACGTCGAGCCGGAGGCGGTCGGGCTCGGGGTGACGGCGCTGATCGGCATCGTGCAGGACTCCGGCGGCGACACCGACGACGTACTGGAGGCGTTCCGGGGCATGCCGGAAATCGAATCCTGTTACTTCATGGCCGGGGTGGAATCGTTCCTGCTCAAGGCACGAGTCGGCACAATTGCCGAGTTGGAGCAGCTCATCCTGCGGCTGAACCGGACGGCCGGAGTCGCCTCGACCCGGACAGGCGTCGCACTGTCGACGAAATGGGAGAACCGTCCCCAGCCGCTGCGCCCGTCGGAACCGGGCCGGTCGTCCTGA